A portion of the Musa acuminata AAA Group cultivar baxijiao chromosome BXJ1-1, Cavendish_Baxijiao_AAA, whole genome shotgun sequence genome contains these proteins:
- the LOC103987485 gene encoding probable serine/threonine-protein kinase WNK11 has product MMPCLRPDPADVDAEPFEEIDPSGRYGRYGDLLGVGAVKRVYRGFDQEEGIEVAWNQVRLRSFSDDNQVLNRIFGEVRLLRALRHENIISLHDGWMDDDGGGSTLNFATEFCNSGSLREYRKRHRHVSLKALKKWSRQILKGLHYLHSHEPCVIHRDLNCSNVFINGNVGQVKIGDFGLAALVGKNHAAHSVLGTPEFMAPEMYEEDYTELVDIYSFGMCVLEMVTLEIPYGECDNIARIYRKVTTGVRPAALSKVKDPEVQAFIERCLGKPRARPSASQLLTDPFFQGLDDDDTASPPPPPPCPPAERAISAF; this is encoded by the exons ATGATGCCGTGCCTGAGGCCGGATCCGGCGGACGTGGACGCGGAGCCTTTCGAGGAGATCGATCCCTCCgggcggtacgggcggtacggcgACCTGCTTGGCGTCGGCGCCGTGAAGCGGGTGTATCGGGGCTTCGACCAGGAGGAGGGGATCGAGGTGGCGTGGAACCAGGTCCGACTACGTAGCTTCAGCGATGACAACCAGGTGCTGAACCGCATCTTCGGGGAGGTGCGGCTGCTTCGGGCGCTTCGGCATGAGAACATCATCTCGCTGCACGACGGGTGGATGGATGACGACGGAGGCGGCAGCACGCTCAATTTTGCCACCGAGTTCTGCAACTCCGGCAGCCTTCGGGAGTACCGGAAGCGGCACCGCCACGTCTCGCTCAAGGCCCTCAAGAAATGGTCGCGCCAGATACTGAAGGGCTTGCACTACCTCCACAGCCACGAGCCGTGCGTCATCCACCGCGACCTTAATTGCTCCAACGTCTTCATCAATGGCAATGTTGGCCAG gtaaaaattggggattttgggCTAGCGGCGCTGGTCGGGAAGAACCACGCTGCGCATTCCGTGCTGGGGACGCCGGAGTTCATGGCCCCGGAGATGTACGAGGAGGACTACACGGAGCTGGTCGACATCTACTCGTTCGGGATGTGTGTGCTGGAGATGGTGACCCTCGAGATCCCCTACGGCGAGTGCGACAACATCGCCAGGATCTACCGGAAGGTGACGACCGGGGTGAGGCCGGCGGCCTTGTCCAAGGTCAAGGACCCCGAGGTGCAGGCCTTCATCGAGCGGTGCCTCGGCAAGCCGAGGGCTCGGCCCTCTGCCTCCCAACTCCTCACGGACCCGTTCTTCCAGGGCCTCGACGACGACGACACTGCCTCCCCGCCGCCTCCGCCCCCTTGCCCACCCGCAGAAAGGGCCATCAGCGCCTTCTGA
- the LOC135619074 gene encoding phosphoethanolamine N-methyltransferase-like: protein MASFAKTVVHGEEEREVQKSYWMEHSRDLTVEAMMLDSRASELDKEERPEVLSLLPPYKGKSVLELGAGIGRFTSELAKEAGHVLALDFIESVIKKNESLNGHYKNTSFMCADVTSPDLTIEADSVDLIFSNWLLMYLSDKEVEKLVERMVKWVKVGGYIFFRESCFHQSGDSKRKVNPTHYREPRFYTKVFKECHTYDDQGNSFELSLITYKCIAAYVKNKKNQNQICWIWRKNKSDDGRGFQRFLDNVQYKSNGILRYERVFGDGFVSTGGIETTKEFVAKLELKLGQKVLDVGCGIGGGDFYMAENFDVDVVGIDLSINMVSFALERAIGRKCAVEFEVADCTKKTYPENTFDVIYSRDTILHIQDKPTLFRSFFKWLKPGGKLLISDYCKKLGTPSDDFAAYIKQRGYDLHDVDAYGQMLKNAGFNKVIAEDRTNQFLEVLQRELDAVEMGKEGFIRDFSQEDYDEIVNGWKAKLKRSSVGEQRWGLFIAQKK, encoded by the exons ATGGCTTCCTTCGCTAAGACTGTTGTCCATG GGGAAGAGGAGCGGGAGGTGCAGAAGAGCTACTGGATGGAGCACTCCAGGGACTTGACCGTGGAGGCTATGATGCTCGACTCTCGTGCCTCTGAGCTCGACAAGGAAGAGAGGCCTGAG GTCCTTTCCTTACTTCCACCTTACAAGGGAAAATCAGTCTTGGAGCTTGGAGCTGGTATCGGACGTTTTACTAGTGAACTTGCAAAGGAAGCTGGTCATGTTCTGGCTTTGGACTTCATTGAAAGTGTGATTAAAAAG AATGAAAGTTTGAATGGGCACTATAAGAATACAAGTTTTATGTGTGCTGATGTCACATCTCCAGACTTAACCATTGAGGCAGATTCTGTTGATCTGATATTTTCAAATTGGTTACTAATGTATCTCTCTGATAAAGAG GTGGAAAAACTGGTTGAAAGGATGGTAAAATGGGTGAAAGTCGGTGGGTATATCTTTTTTAGAGAATCTTGTTTCCATCAATCTGGCGACTCCAAAAGGAAAGTCAATCCAACACATTACCGGGAGCCAAGATTTTACACAAAG GTATTTAAAGAGTGCCATACATATGATGACCAAGGAAACTCATTTGAACTCTCTCTTATTACATATAAGTGCATTGCAGCTTAtgtgaagaacaagaaaaatcaaaatcaG ATCTGTTGGATATGGCGAAAAAATAAATCAGATGATGGAAGGGGTTTCCAACGTTTCTTGGACAATGTACAATACAAAAGCAATGGGATTCTACGCTATGAGCGTGTCTTTGGAGATGGTTTTGTGAGCACTGGAGGAATTG AGACTACAAAGGAGTTTGTGGCAAAGCTTGAACTTAAGCTTGGACAGAAGGTACTTGATGTTGGATGTGGTATCGGGGGTGGTGACTTTTATATGGCTGAAAACTTTGATGTCGACGTGGTCGGGATAGATCTTTCAATAAATATGGTGTCTTTTGCTCTTGAACGTGCAATTGGACGCAAGTGCGCTGTAGAGTTTGAGGTTGCTGACTGCACAAAGAAAACATATCCAGAGAACACATTTGATGTTATATACAGCCGCGACACTATCCTTCATATACAG GACAAACCAACATTGTTTAGGAGCTTTTTTAAGTGGTTGAAACCAGGAGGCAAGCTTCTTATCAGTGATTACTGCAAAAAATTAGGAACACCATCTGACGATTTTGCAGCATATATTAAGCAAAGAGGATATGATCTTCATGATGTTGATGCTTATGGCCAG ATGCTAAAGAATGCCGGATTTAATAAGGTCATTGCAGAAGATAGGACTAATCAG TTTTTAGAGGTTCTGCAAAGGGAATTGGATGCTGTTGAGATGGGCAAGGAAGGATTCATACGTGATTTCTCACAG GAAGATTACGACGAAATTGTGAATGGTTGGAAGGCAAAGCTGAAGAGAAGTTCCGTTGGTGAGCAGAGGTGGGGCCTTTTCATTGCCCAAAAGAAATGA